From Pseudoxanthomonas sp. YR558, the proteins below share one genomic window:
- a CDS encoding TetR/AcrR family transcriptional regulator, with the protein MVSPPPSASRRKPTAKPAASGPGRPKDLGKRAAILEAAKQLFAREGFNGVSMDQIAAEAGVSKLTVYSHFGDKDALFAAAVQAKCEEMLPDALFEIELKGTLRDQLKAIAQAFFALITSEEAISTHRMMMVPGNIDDKLKQTFWEAGPQRTHDAFAALLQAQVAKGELDIADVGTASVQFFTLIKGEVHARMTCGLCSQPRPADVGRHIDATVDMFLRAYGRR; encoded by the coding sequence ATGGTCAGCCCGCCCCCCTCCGCCAGCCGTCGTAAGCCCACCGCCAAACCCGCTGCCAGCGGGCCCGGCCGTCCGAAGGACCTGGGCAAGCGCGCCGCCATCCTGGAAGCCGCCAAGCAGCTGTTCGCGCGGGAAGGCTTCAATGGCGTGAGCATGGACCAGATCGCCGCCGAGGCCGGGGTGTCCAAGCTGACGGTCTACAGCCACTTCGGCGACAAGGACGCGCTGTTCGCGGCCGCCGTGCAGGCCAAGTGCGAAGAGATGCTGCCGGACGCCTTGTTCGAGATCGAACTCAAGGGAACCCTGCGCGACCAACTCAAGGCCATCGCACAAGCGTTCTTCGCGCTGATCACCAGCGAGGAGGCCATCAGCACGCACCGCATGATGATGGTCCCCGGCAACATCGACGACAAGCTGAAGCAGACCTTCTGGGAAGCCGGTCCGCAGCGCACCCACGATGCCTTCGCGGCCCTGCTGCAGGCCCAGGTGGCCAAGGGCGAGCTGGATATTGCGGACGTGGGGACGGCCTCCGTGCAGTTCTTCACCCTGATCAAGGGCGAAGTCCATGCGCGCATGACCTGCGGCTTGTGCAGCCAGCCCCGCCCGGCGGATGTCGGGCGCCACATCGACGCCACCGTGGACATGTTCCTGAGGGCCTATGGCCGCCGCTGA